CAGCAGCTCGGGGCTCGGGTCGCGCTGCACGAACTCGAAGAAGGTCGCCGTCGGCCGCCCGCCGGGAACCATCCACTCGCCGCTGAACACCTGGATGAGGTCGTCGTGGGAATCCTTCAGGATCGGCGTGATGAAGTTGACGCCGCGCGCGAGGCAGAATTCATGAAAACCGACCAGATCCGGCGTCCTGAGGGCGATATGCTGCCAGTGGCACCCGCCGCCGCGGTTCTTGAGCATCGTGCGCACGTGGGAGCCCTGGCCCTTGGGCTCGGTGGGCTGGACGACGGCGACGACGGTCTGGTTGGGGACCTTGCCGCCCCTCTCGAGGCCGATGCGCGAGGCGAAGGTCATGGACGCGGGCTTGCGCCCGGGCCAGCTCGAGCGCTTCTCGTAGATCAGGTCCTCGCGGGAGACCCCCAGAATGATCCGGAACAGGGCGTAGGTCGTGTTGTAGATGTCGGGCTCCACAAGGAAGGTCATGTGGTCCACGACGAAGTTGTGGAAAGGCTGCTTCTTCATGCGACCTCCGGTCGGGGGAGTTCGAAAGAATCGTTCGTGCGGGAATACCACGCTCCTTCCATGCGGCCTATGGCGTGCAGATCTTGATGCTTTATCCTGCCGTTGTTGTAAATGTCATCGGCGCAGTGAAACACCACCACGCGGCCGATGACAAGGTTCCCGGCCAACGCTCCTTCGCCGATCCGCACGATCTGTTGGAGCTCGCATTCGTAAGACACAGGGCTCTCTTTGACTCGGGGCGGTTTGACTCGGGCGCTCTTAATGGCCGTTATTCCGCACTGCTCAAATTCGTTCACGCCGTAGGCGTAAGGCGCCGATGTCGCGTTCATTTTTAACGCATTGGATTCGTTGACTATGTTGACCGTGAACTGTTTGGTCAGTTCGATGTTGATCAACGTATCTTTCTTTTTCCCGTTCCTATCGTTCACCGGCGCGAAGCAGATGGTCATCGGGTTCGCGCAGATCCCCGTGAAGAACGAGAACGGCGCCAGGTTCGGCTTCCCCTCGGGGGAGACCGTCGCGACCCACGCGATCGGACGCGGGAGGATGGTCGCGATCATCAGCAGGTACCGGTCGCGGACCGCCATCGTCTCGGGGTCGAGCTGCATGCTACTCGGCCGAGACGCCCTGCGTGTCCCG
The Elusimicrobiota bacterium DNA segment above includes these coding regions:
- a CDS encoding flavin reductase family protein, with the protein product MQLDPETMAVRDRYLLMIATILPRPIAWVATVSPEGKPNLAPFSFFTGICANPMTICFAPVNDRNGKKKDTLINIELTKQFTVNIVNESNALKMNATSAPYAYGVNEFEQCGITAIKSARVKPPRVKESPVSYECELQQIVRIGEGALAGNLVIGRVVVFHCADDIYNNGRIKHQDLHAIGRMEGAWYSRTNDSFELPRPEVA